From the genome of Papaver somniferum cultivar HN1 unplaced genomic scaffold, ASM357369v1 unplaced-scaffold_75, whole genome shotgun sequence, one region includes:
- the LOC113344240 gene encoding mitochondrial inner membrane protease subunit 1-like isoform X1 yields MGTEIIIRATRTQNVLGEKERRIRVLTSVVQKRFKFPENTYICSPLLGHGPSMLPTLNLTGDWILSEKVLNLSGKVHNGDIVTARSPENPKKFVVKRIMGMEGDTVTYIVDPKNSEKCRTITVPKGHVWIQEDNIYSSNDSRRFGSIPYGLIEGKVFFRESFVLVCSFIYTCIEGHTDIARLVMLPVSHTDISAHQEAIAGMLHVIVSKWKKKSDKNWDVQLQTRLFTK; encoded by the exons ATGGGGACAGAAATCATCATCAGAGCTACTAGAACCCAAAATGTTCTTG GTGAGAAGGAAAGGAGGATTAGAGTACTGACTTCTGTAGTACAGAAGAGGTTTAAGTTCCCTGAGAACACCTACATCTGCAGTCCTCTTCTT GGGCATGGTCCTAGTATGCTACCAACTCTGAATCTAACAGGCGATTGGATATTGTCGGAAAAGGTATTGAATCTTTCAGGGAAGGTGCATAATGGAGATATAGTGACTGCACGCTCACCTGAAAATCCAAAAAAGTTTGTTGTTAAGCGAATTATGGGTATGGAAGGAGATACTGTAACTTACATTGTCGACCCCAAGAATTCGGAGAAATGTCGAACTATTACG GTGCCAAAAGGACATGTTTGGATCCAGGAAGATAACATATATTCCTCAAATGATTCGCGCCGTTTTGGTTCTATCCCGTATGGTCTTATTGAAGGCAAGGTCTTTTTCAGGGAAAGTTTTGTTTTGGTCTGTTCTTTCATTTATACATGTATTGAGGGACACACAGATATTGCAAGACTAGTAATGTTACCAGTAAGTCATACGGATATATCTGCACATCAAGAAGCTATAGCAGGCATGTTACATGTGATTGTTTCCAAGTGGAAAAAGAAGAGTGATAAGAACTGGGATGTCCAGTTGCAAACCAGATTGTTCACTAAATAA
- the LOC113344240 gene encoding mitochondrial inner membrane protease subunit 1-like isoform X2, with translation MGTEIIIRATRTQNVLGEKERRIRVLTSVVQKRFKFPENTYICSPLLGHGPSMLPTLNLTGDWILSEKVLNLSGKVHNGDIVTARSPENPKKFVVKRIMGMEGDTVTYIVDPKNSEKCRTITVPKGHVWIQEDNIYSSNDSRRFGSIPYGLIEDLASSWIWITGTRTLVSI, from the exons ATGGGGACAGAAATCATCATCAGAGCTACTAGAACCCAAAATGTTCTTG GTGAGAAGGAAAGGAGGATTAGAGTACTGACTTCTGTAGTACAGAAGAGGTTTAAGTTCCCTGAGAACACCTACATCTGCAGTCCTCTTCTT GGGCATGGTCCTAGTATGCTACCAACTCTGAATCTAACAGGCGATTGGATATTGTCGGAAAAGGTATTGAATCTTTCAGGGAAGGTGCATAATGGAGATATAGTGACTGCACGCTCACCTGAAAATCCAAAAAAGTTTGTTGTTAAGCGAATTATGGGTATGGAAGGAGATACTGTAACTTACATTGTCGACCCCAAGAATTCGGAGAAATGTCGAACTATTACG GTGCCAAAAGGACATGTTTGGATCCAGGAAGATAACATATATTCCTCAAATGATTCGCGCCGTTTTGGTTCTATCCCGTATGGTCTTATTGAAG ATTTGGCCAGTTCATGGATTTGGATCACTGGGACAAGAACTCTAGTATCGATTTGA
- the LOC113344240 gene encoding mitochondrial inner membrane protease subunit 1-like isoform X3, with amino-acid sequence MGTEIIIRATRTQNVLGEKERRIRVLTSVVQKRFKFPENTYICSPLLGHGPSMLPTLNLTGDWILSEKVLNLSGKVHNGDIVTARSPENPKKFVVKRIMGMEGDTVTYIVDPKNSEKCRTITVPKGHVWIQEDNIYSSNDSRRFGSIPYGLIEA; translated from the exons ATGGGGACAGAAATCATCATCAGAGCTACTAGAACCCAAAATGTTCTTG GTGAGAAGGAAAGGAGGATTAGAGTACTGACTTCTGTAGTACAGAAGAGGTTTAAGTTCCCTGAGAACACCTACATCTGCAGTCCTCTTCTT GGGCATGGTCCTAGTATGCTACCAACTCTGAATCTAACAGGCGATTGGATATTGTCGGAAAAGGTATTGAATCTTTCAGGGAAGGTGCATAATGGAGATATAGTGACTGCACGCTCACCTGAAAATCCAAAAAAGTTTGTTGTTAAGCGAATTATGGGTATGGAAGGAGATACTGTAACTTACATTGTCGACCCCAAGAATTCGGAGAAATGTCGAACTATTACG GTGCCAAAAGGACATGTTTGGATCCAGGAAGATAACATATATTCCTCAAATGATTCGCGCCGTTTTGGTTCTATCCCGTATGGTCTTATTGAAG